A genomic segment from Necator americanus strain Aroian chromosome III, whole genome shotgun sequence encodes:
- a CDS encoding hypothetical protein (NECATOR_CHRIII.G10566.T4) — MFEERVCAATIEQNRRGFKTVGASLLFYHPIDVCNLKVFFKIACGIHNLQLCKMGKKRYTKTAISGHWAQRFRRMRVYNPRATFEQAQMISKLFEESKKSSRNSSKQSQKADVVENRKVLTLVDLPDDVLLKIFKYVSTPTPNDPHLRRYLYGGLNKLAVKALYRLRPVCKRFCDIFYKYHTSLPKPSIGLRLQAAVNRDRTYGGAVVAYIYGDCGKRYFSKFVYISDVPAAIFPGQICTFLVIKSIVITDDLMDMLLTLDLSKVEELFWHDIRGSRVTNLVERMQALLRKMTSLCCAEFYATDDFFDPTTMFPNTDRYWTELGLEKLDEKTLKREEVRAKYRRLEKWAVLRAERSQRRRSQRHNCFLM; from the exons ATGTTTGAAGAAAGAGTTTGTGCTGCCACTATTGAGCAGAACCGTCGCGGGTTCAAGACAGTGGGAGCCTCTTTATTGTTCTACCACCCGATCGACG TTTGTAATCTGAAAGTGTTCTTCAAGATTGC CTGTGGAATTCACAACCTGCAGCTCTGCAAGATGGGTAAAAAACGTTACACCAAGACTGCTATTTCAG GGCACTGGGCTCAGAGATTTCGACGTATGCGTGTGTATAATCCACGAGCGACTTTCGAACAGGCGCAGAtgatttcaaaactttttgaagaaagtaagaaatcAAGCAGGAATTCTAGTAAACAATCTCAGAAGGCGGACGTTGTTGAGAATAGAAAG GTCCTCACTCTTGTTGATCTCCCTGATGATGTCCTTCTTAAGATATTCAAATACGTCTCCACTCCAACACCAAATGATCCCCATTTGAGAAGATATTTGTATGGTGGTCTCAATAAACTCGCTGTAAAA GCACTTTATCGTTTGCGTCCCGTCTGCAAAAGATTCTGCGATATTTTCTATAAATATCATACCTCCCTTCCCAAGCCATCAATAGGATTGCGGTTGCAG GCGGCGGTCAACCGTGACCGAACTTATGGAGGAGCTGTAGTTGCTTATATTTATGGAGATTGTGGAAAGAGGTATTTTTCCAAGTTCGTGTACATCAGTGATGTCCCTGCTGCCATATT TCCTGGGCAAATCTGCACTTTTCTTGTCATTAAAAGCATTGTAATTACTGACGATCTCATGGATATGTTACTGACTTTGGATCTTTCCAAG GTGGAAGAGTTATTTTGGCATGACATTCGTGGCTCACGCGTAACAAACCTCGTTGAGAGAATGCAAGCACTTTTGCGCAAAATGACGTCGTTGTGTTGTGCAGAATTCTATGCAACAGATGATTTCTTTGATCCGACAACAATGTTTCCGAACACCGATCGATACTGGACTGAACTTGGGTTGGAAAA aTTGGATGAAAAAACACTTAAGCGCGAAGAAGTACGTGCGAAGTATCGGCGCCTCGAGAAATGGGCCGTGCTTCGGGCAGAACGCTCGCAACGCAGACGTAGCCA ACGTCACAACTGTTTCTTGATGTAA
- a CDS encoding hypothetical protein (NECATOR_CHRIII.G10566.T3), translated as MSSIFPIYSAAVDLLSKIGNVLIVHRAAATQGAFSASTNCGIHNLQLCKMGKKRYTKTAISGHWAQRFRRMRVYNPRATFEQAQMISKLFEESKKSSRNSSKQSQKADVVENRKVLTLVDLPDDVLLKIFKYVSTPTPNDPHLRRYLYGGLNKLAVKALYRLRPVCKRFCDIFYKYHTSLPKPSIGLRLQAAVNRDRTYGGAVVAYIYGDCGKRYFSKFVYISDVPAAIFPGQICTFLVIKSIVITDDLMDMLLTLDLSKVEELFWHDIRGSRVTNLVERMQALLRKMTSLCCAEFYATDDFFDPTTMFPNTDRYWTELGLEKLDEKTLKREEVRAKYRRLEKWAVLRAERSQRRRSQRHNCFLM; from the exons ATGTCAAgcatttttcctatttattcaGCTGCT GTTGATTTGCTAAGTAAAATAGGAAATGTTTTGATTGTTCACCGAGCGGCGGCCACGCAAGGCGCGTTCTCAGCGTCCACAAA CTGTGGAATTCACAACCTGCAGCTCTGCAAGATGGGTAAAAAACGTTACACCAAGACTGCTATTTCAG GGCACTGGGCTCAGAGATTTCGACGTATGCGTGTGTATAATCCACGAGCGACTTTCGAACAGGCGCAGAtgatttcaaaactttttgaagaaagtaagaaatcAAGCAGGAATTCTAGTAAACAATCTCAGAAGGCGGACGTTGTTGAGAATAGAAAG GTCCTCACTCTTGTTGATCTCCCTGATGATGTCCTTCTTAAGATATTCAAATACGTCTCCACTCCAACACCAAATGATCCCCATTTGAGAAGATATTTGTATGGTGGTCTCAATAAACTCGCTGTAAAA GCACTTTATCGTTTGCGTCCCGTCTGCAAAAGATTCTGCGATATTTTCTATAAATATCATACCTCCCTTCCCAAGCCATCAATAGGATTGCGGTTGCAG GCGGCGGTCAACCGTGACCGAACTTATGGAGGAGCTGTAGTTGCTTATATTTATGGAGATTGTGGAAAGAGGTATTTTTCCAAGTTCGTGTACATCAGTGATGTCCCTGCTGCCATATT TCCTGGGCAAATCTGCACTTTTCTTGTCATTAAAAGCATTGTAATTACTGACGATCTCATGGATATGTTACTGACTTTGGATCTTTCCAAG GTGGAAGAGTTATTTTGGCATGACATTCGTGGCTCACGCGTAACAAACCTCGTTGAGAGAATGCAAGCACTTTTGCGCAAAATGACGTCGTTGTGTTGTGCAGAATTCTATGCAACAGATGATTTCTTTGATCCGACAACAATGTTTCCGAACACCGATCGATACTGGACTGAACTTGGGTTGGAAAA aTTGGATGAAAAAACACTTAAGCGCGAAGAAGTACGTGCGAAGTATCGGCGCCTCGAGAAATGGGCCGTGCTTCGGGCAGAACGCTCGCAACGCAGACGTAGCCA ACGTCACAACTGTTTCTTGATGTAA
- a CDS encoding hypothetical protein (NECATOR_CHRIII.G10567.T1): MRSSGIRLLSLSDVIDLGSKNPQPQHLPKRDDMYIICYTSGTTGTPKGVMITHGNVLANMNGWAYMINKFEPDILSTKSVVISYLPLSHMMEQVTHWTILMYGARIGYFSGSIPHLLEDIAALRPTAFPVVPRLLNRLYGAIQSRVQNGSFITKMIYKIAYAKKLAMLKKGITTKESVWDRMVFNRIQEQLGGQVQLMATGSAPISAEVLQTCRIALGATILEAYGQTECTAMATVTWPGDWTGGHCGGVAPCCKVKLADVPELNYYASDGKGEIMISGPSVTKGYYKDAEKTAELFDEQGFLHTGDVGEFLPDGTIKIIDRKKHIFKLAQGEYVAPEKIENVYISSPVVQQVFVDGNSLERWLIAVVVPEPKVMEDWNKEHGVPARSLKEIYMDKKAQEYVLSQLHLIGKENKLNSIEQVKRVYLEAEPFSIENNLLTPTLKAKRPQLRQKYKEIMNRIYDENREL; encoded by the exons atgAGATCATCTGGGATCAGACTCTTGTCTCTGAGCGACGTCATCGATTTAGGATCAAAAAATCCTCAACCACAACACCTTCCCAAAAGAGATGATATGTACATCATCTG TTATACCTCTGGAACTACTGGTACACCTAAGGGCGTTATGATCACTCATGGAAATGTATTGGCGAACATGAATGGTTGGGCATACATGATAAACAAATTCGAACCAGATATCTTAAGCACAAAATCG GTGGTTATTTCTTATCTACCTTTGTCGCACATGATGGAGCAGGTAACTCACTGGACGATCCTTATGTATGGAGCACGCATTGGCTACTTCAGTGGCAGTATTCCG CATCTCCTTGAAGACATCGCAGCCCTTCGACCAACAGCGTTTCCAGTAGTACCCCGCCTATTAAATAGACTCTATGGTGCTATCCAG AGCCGTGTTCAAAATGGCAGTTTCATCACAAAAATGATCTATAAAATTGCATACGCGAAGAAACTCGCcatgttgaaaaaaggaatcacAACGAAGGAGAGCGTCTGGGATAGAATGGTTTTCAACAGAATTCAG GAACAGCTGGGTGGTCAAGTCCAACTAATGGCCACAGGATCAGCTCCGATCTCTGCTGAGGTATTACAGACCTGCAGAATTGCACTTGGAGCAACGATATTGGAAG CCTACGGCCAGACAGAGTGTACTGCCATGGCTACAGTTACCTGGCCTGGGGATTGGACCGGTGGGCATTGCGGAGGCGTTGCGCCATGCTGCAAAGTGAAACTGGCTGATGTACCGGAACTGAACTATTACGCAAGCGACGGAAAAGGAGAA ATTATGATTAGCGGTCCAAGTGTTACCAAAGGCTACTATAAAGATGCTGAGAAGACAGCAGAGCTCTTCGATGAACAAGGTTTTCTTCATACTGGGGATGTTGGAGAGTTTCTGCCAGACGGGACGATCAAAATAATTGATCGAAAAAAGCACATATTCAAGTTGGCGCAG GGTGAATACGTAGCACCAGAGAAAATCGAGAACGTCTACATTAGTAGTCCTGTCGTACAGCAAGTTTTTGTTGACGGTAACAGCTTAGAACG ATGGCTTATCGCCGTTGTAGTTCCGGAACCGAAAGTGATGGAAGACTGGAACAAAGAGCATGGGGTTCCAGCGCGATcattaaaagaaatatatatGGATAAAAAG GCACAGGAATATGTACTCTCACAACTACATCTAATCGGCAAAGAAAATAAGCTTAATTCTATTGAGCAG GTTAAACGAGTGTACCTCGAAGCGGAGCCGTTTAGTATAGAGAATAATCTGCTAACACCGACGCTGAAAGCAAAGCGACCTCAACTGCGACAAAAATACAAGGAGATTATGAATAGGATATACGATGAAAACAGAGAATTGTAG
- a CDS encoding hypothetical protein (NECATOR_CHRIII.G10566.T2), producing the protein MTRRLVQRIRDDCTHNKSDARVLLGQAFRVGLLYKHSMPGLPDDMTSAQEVFHTTVSHRPICFWTASDVDDWLRRRRPKLALKYSLYFLRHNVTGRVLVDITDGDLEEIGISSYDERQDLLLEIRKEKLYSDLDELSKLKSQNLRE; encoded by the exons ATGACTCGACGCCTTGTTCAGAGAATCAGAGACGACTGTACACACAACAAATCAGACGCACGCGTTCTACTAGGGCAAGCT TTCCGAGTTGGACTGTTGTATAAACACTCCAT GCCGGGACTCCCAGATGACATGACATCCGCGCAAGAAGTGTTCCACACAACGGTTTCACACCGTCCAATATGCTTCTGGACAGCTTCAGATGTAGACGATTGGCTTCGCAGGAGACGTCCCAAGCTTGCCCTTAAGTACTCTCTATATTTCCTAAGGCATAATGTTACAG GTCGAGTTCTTGTCGATATAACAGACGGGGATCTTGAAGAAATTGGAATTAGTTCATATGACGAAAG gCAGGACCTACTCCTTGAGATCCGCAAGGAGAAATTGTACAGTGATCTGGATGAGTTGTCAAAGCTTAAATCACAAAATCTCAGAGAATGA
- a CDS encoding hypothetical protein (NECATOR_CHRIII.G10566.T1): MTSAQEVFHTTVSHRPICFWTASDVDDWLRRRRPKLALKYSLYFLRHNVTGRVLVDITDGDLEEIGISSYDESCGIHNLQLCKMGKKRYTKTAISGHWAQRFRRMRVYNPRATFEQAQMISKLFEESKKSSRNSSKQSQKADVVENRKVLTLVDLPDDVLLKIFKYVSTPTPNDPHLRRYLYGGLNKLAVKALYRLRPVCKRFCDIFYKYHTSLPKPSIGLRLQAAVNRDRTYGGAVVAYIYGDCGKRYFSKFVYISDVPAAIFPGQICTFLVIKSIVITDDLMDMLLTLDLSKVEELFWHDIRGSRVTNLVERMQALLRKMTSLCCAEFYATDDFFDPTTMFPNTDRYWTELGLEKLDEKTLKREEVRAKYRRLEKWAVLRAERSQRRRSQ; encoded by the exons ATGACATCCGCGCAAGAAGTGTTCCACACAACGGTTTCACACCGTCCAATATGCTTCTGGACAGCTTCAGATGTAGACGATTGGCTTCGCAGGAGACGTCCCAAGCTTGCCCTTAAGTACTCTCTATATTTCCTAAGGCATAATGTTACAG GTCGAGTTCTTGTCGATATAACAGACGGGGATCTTGAAGAAATTGGAATTAGTTCATATGACGAAAG CTGTGGAATTCACAACCTGCAGCTCTGCAAGATGGGTAAAAAACGTTACACCAAGACTGCTATTTCAG GGCACTGGGCTCAGAGATTTCGACGTATGCGTGTGTATAATCCACGAGCGACTTTCGAACAGGCGCAGAtgatttcaaaactttttgaagaaagtaagaaatcAAGCAGGAATTCTAGTAAACAATCTCAGAAGGCGGACGTTGTTGAGAATAGAAAG GTCCTCACTCTTGTTGATCTCCCTGATGATGTCCTTCTTAAGATATTCAAATACGTCTCCACTCCAACACCAAATGATCCCCATTTGAGAAGATATTTGTATGGTGGTCTCAATAAACTCGCTGTAAAA GCACTTTATCGTTTGCGTCCCGTCTGCAAAAGATTCTGCGATATTTTCTATAAATATCATACCTCCCTTCCCAAGCCATCAATAGGATTGCGGTTGCAG GCGGCGGTCAACCGTGACCGAACTTATGGAGGAGCTGTAGTTGCTTATATTTATGGAGATTGTGGAAAGAGGTATTTTTCCAAGTTCGTGTACATCAGTGATGTCCCTGCTGCCATATT TCCTGGGCAAATCTGCACTTTTCTTGTCATTAAAAGCATTGTAATTACTGACGATCTCATGGATATGTTACTGACTTTGGATCTTTCCAAG GTGGAAGAGTTATTTTGGCATGACATTCGTGGCTCACGCGTAACAAACCTCGTTGAGAGAATGCAAGCACTTTTGCGCAAAATGACGTCGTTGTGTTGTGCAGAATTCTATGCAACAGATGATTTCTTTGATCCGACAACAATGTTTCCGAACACCGATCGATACTGGACTGAACTTGGGTTGGAAAA aTTGGATGAAAAAACACTTAAGCGCGAAGAAGTACGTGCGAAGTATCGGCGCCTCGAGAAATGGGCCGTGCTTCGGGCAGAACGCTCGCAACGCAGACGTAGCCAGTAG
- a CDS encoding hypothetical protein (NECATOR_CHRIII.G10565.T1), with translation MASRDVNGVDAGDNTLIDVEIWKDETGKTVVQHLSEGFAGDDEAVADGAILRYRAPFLRVIKHDAYFDAFNIVVESMLNRLAPMWLAYTFAEAFVNDHANELTAHRQDYIEGEYHQSDGGTWCRQIITSMHAFAKKIMNGERTLRARPDSWDQFPISCESEKGRRPRQEDRMLAMPTLTLVFPDAARSDVGLMAVFDGHGGSECSAYSCAHLPAEFVRALNAHPSSLESSLQEAFERLDARLSARCENERWRSGTTAVAVAVDSKQIVVGWIGDSAAYVLSESNKLQKITRAHVPTNEDEARRVEEDGGQLLYVQGELRVNGVLNLTRALGDIGGRPMISPKADTTVIERDVSHYLVLLACDGVSELFSDSEVLDMIKSFVEKHSYKQYYDLSDHICQAALAGGSIDNVTCVAVFLRPPKDLWELLREDSDK, from the exons ATGGCGTCTAGAGACGTGAATGGAGTAGACGCTGGAGATAATACGCTAATTGATGTTGAGATTTGGAAAGATGAAACAGGCAAAACAGTTGTCCAGCATTTGTCTGAGGGTTTCGCGGGAGACGACGAAGCAG TTGCTGATGGGGCCATTCTTCGGTATCGTGCCCCGTTTCTTCGTGTCATCAAACACGATGCTTATTTCGATGCGTTCAAtatcgttgtagaaagtatgCTGAACAG ACTGGCTCCCATGTGGCTCGCTTACACTTTTGCTGAAGCGTTTGTCAATGATCATGCCAATGAACTGACAGCACATAGGCAAGATTACATCGAAG GAGAGTATCACCAATCGGATGGTGGCACTTGGTGTAGACAAATAATTACAAGTATGCATGCTTTTgcgaagaaaattatgaatggCGAAAGGACCTTGAGAG CACGGCCTGATTCGTGGGATCAATTTCCTATATCCTGCGAATCTGAGAAAGGCCGTCGACCAAGGCAAGAAGATCGCATGCTAGCCATGCCGACCTTAACTCTTGTTTTTCCTGATGCAGCTAGG tcaGATGTTGGATTGATGGCTGTATTTGACGGACATGGTGGGTCGGAGTGCTCGGCATATTCCTGCGCGCATCTCCCAGCTGAGTTCGTGCGAGCATTGAATGCTCATCCATCGTCGCTGGAAAGTTCACTACAGGAAGCTTTCGAGAGATTAG ATGCTCGTCTATCCGCACGGTGTGAGAACGAGCGGTGGCGGAGCGGAACCACTGCTGTAGCTGTAGCAGTCGACTCGAAGCAAATCGTTGTTGGTTGGATAGGAGATTCAGCTGCTTATGTTCTCTCTGAATCTAACAAGCTTCAGAAGATCACTAGAGCTCATGTTCCCACAAATGAG GACGAAGCGAGACGTGTGGAAGAAGATGGAGGGCAACTATTGTATGTTCAAGGAGAGCTACGGGTCAATGGAGTTTTAAATCTTACCAGAGCACTCG GTGATATTGGCGGACGACCAATGATCAGTCCGAAGGCCGACACAACAGTGATCGAACGGGACGTTTCACATTACCTCGTCTTGCTTGCATGCGATGGGGTATCGGAGTTGTTCAGCGACTCGGAAGTGTTGGATATGATCAAGTCGTTTGTGGAAAAGCATAGTTATAAAC AATACTATGACTTGTCAGATCATATCTGTCAAGCAGCTTTGGCGGGTGGTAGCATTGATAACGTTACGTGTGTAGCCGTTTTCCTCAGACCTCCGAAAGATCTTTGGGAACTTCTCCGTGAAGATTCGGACAAATAG